One genomic window of Evansella cellulosilytica DSM 2522 includes the following:
- a CDS encoding carbohydrate ABC transporter permease codes for MAKNKEVGSGKFSLKKAFVYLFLVFGSMASLFPFYYMFVMATRLNREINTVPPPFTPGANLVENFQKVLGNIDFFGAMGNSLFVSASITFGVLFLCSLAGYTFSKLDFKGKNVLFGIILVTMMVPPQLGLIPQYYIITTLGWLNDFRAIIIPGLINAFGIFWMRQYIKEGVPYEIIEAAKIDGCSNFRIYWNIVVPMILPAFATLGIIVFMHVWNDFLWPIVVLRDPSVHTLQVALRALNDARQMDYGMIMSGTFWATVPLLIVFLMFNRLFIQSLSEGAVKS; via the coding sequence ATGGCAAAAAATAAAGAAGTAGGATCAGGGAAGTTTTCTCTTAAAAAGGCGTTTGTTTATTTGTTCTTAGTGTTTGGTTCAATGGCTTCCCTATTTCCGTTTTACTATATGTTCGTTATGGCAACGCGATTAAATAGAGAGATCAACACCGTACCACCACCGTTCACACCTGGAGCTAACTTAGTTGAAAACTTCCAAAAGGTGTTAGGGAACATCGACTTCTTCGGTGCAATGGGTAACTCGTTATTTGTATCTGCGTCAATCACATTTGGTGTACTATTCCTATGTTCATTAGCAGGTTACACGTTCTCGAAGCTTGATTTTAAAGGGAAAAATGTTTTATTCGGGATTATTCTTGTGACGATGATGGTACCACCGCAATTAGGGTTAATTCCACAGTACTACATCATTACAACTTTAGGTTGGTTGAACGATTTCCGTGCGATTATTATTCCTGGTTTAATTAACGCATTCGGTATTTTCTGGATGAGGCAGTACATTAAAGAAGGGGTACCGTACGAAATTATTGAAGCTGCGAAAATAGACGGATGCTCAAACTTCAGAATTTATTGGAACATCGTCGTACCAATGATTTTACCAGCATTCGCAACGTTAGGGATTATCGTGTTCATGCACGTATGGAATGACTTCTTATGGCCGATCGTTGTATTACGTGATCCATCAGTTCACACGTTACAAGTTGCACTACGTGCGCTAAACGATGCGCGACAAATGGACTACGGAATGATTATGTCAGGAACATTCTGGGCAACCGTTCCACTACTTATCGTATTCTTAATGTTTAACAGATTATTCATTCAAAGCTTATCTGAGGGTGCTGTAAAGAGTTAA
- a CDS encoding LacI family DNA-binding transcriptional regulator, with translation MTTIHDIAKKTGFSIATVSKVLNNYKDVSENTRKVIFEAVNEMGYYPNSSARTLTTKKSWSIGVVFDEDEIGMEHPFFNAVIESFKKHVGKQGYDLLFASNRIGNVPKTYIDHFQHRGVDGVVVVNSVLEDPDVEKLMKSNMPSVVIDFDSREASVVYSDNHHGSELAIDHLYSLGHRKIAHIAGSNSLFAGIHRKNGYLLAMEKFGLPLKDEYIVEGGHFSYEGGQDAAKKLLKCEERPTAIYVAGDLMALGAISELKKHGLSVPDDISVIGFDDIELSRYTTPGLTTIRQDTTLIGKIAANLLMDQINDKKKHYMSVKIPVKLIERNSCKKI, from the coding sequence ATGACAACAATACACGATATTGCAAAAAAAACTGGTTTTTCGATAGCTACTGTTTCAAAAGTATTAAATAATTACAAAGATGTGAGTGAGAATACTAGAAAAGTAATCTTTGAAGCAGTGAATGAAATGGGCTATTATCCAAATTCTAGTGCGAGAACGTTAACTACGAAAAAATCCTGGTCAATAGGCGTAGTTTTTGATGAAGACGAAATTGGAATGGAGCACCCTTTCTTTAATGCTGTTATTGAAAGTTTTAAGAAACATGTAGGTAAACAAGGCTATGATTTACTTTTTGCCTCAAATAGAATTGGTAATGTTCCAAAGACATATATTGATCATTTTCAGCATCGTGGTGTAGATGGTGTCGTTGTCGTAAATAGTGTTTTAGAGGATCCAGATGTGGAAAAGCTGATGAAATCAAATATGCCATCAGTAGTAATAGACTTTGATAGTAGAGAAGCCAGTGTTGTATATAGTGACAACCATCATGGAAGTGAACTTGCTATTGATCATTTGTATTCATTAGGTCATCGGAAAATTGCACATATAGCAGGATCAAATTCTTTGTTTGCAGGAATTCATAGAAAAAATGGATATTTACTAGCAATGGAAAAATTCGGTTTACCTTTGAAGGATGAATATATTGTAGAAGGTGGGCACTTTAGTTATGAAGGTGGCCAAGATGCAGCAAAAAAATTACTAAAATGTGAAGAACGACCTACAGCTATTTATGTAGCAGGTGACTTAATGGCACTCGGAGCTATTTCTGAACTAAAAAAACATGGACTGAGTGTTCCAGACGATATTTCTGTTATAGGATTTGATGACATAGAACTTTCTCGATATACTACTCCAGGATTAACTACGATAAGACAAGATACAACACTTATAGGGAAAATAGCTGCTAACTTACTGATGGATCAGATAAACGATAAAAAAAAGCATTATATGTCTGTTAAAATCCCAGTGAAATTGATAGAAAGAAACTCTTGCAAAAAAATATAA
- a CDS encoding ABC transporter substrate-binding protein: MKKYWKLGATTFLAASLLAACGGDGDTENGGDTTDNGDAGEETTEEQIGSDDAEVELVFWEFGNTGYDVLIQEYVEANPHVSINLQNQDMNDLHDNLFTSISAGSGAPDIAMIEEAAIERFKAAEDRFNNLYDLGASDVEGDFLEWVWRSGQSADGSIQFGLPTDIGPTVMFYRTDVFEEAGFDSSPEAVSELLATWEDFANVAQEINDATGALMTDSGELVYNARRDQASQTYFNAEGEYILEDNEQIREAYDYVADLFDAGLVGDIPLWTPEWFAGMDDASYAVFLAPAWMQGVIKDNSPEEGVWSITTMPEGAGNWGGSYLTLPNEGDHAEEAYAFIEWLTAPEQQFKAFQGYGLFPSTPAVYDMPEFQEYEDSYFGGINTAQVFSEAAEAVLPVYKGRNYYPVDDEIKEALDNIAGGSDPDSEWQSMLDRVQSVLDRQ; the protein is encoded by the coding sequence ATGAAAAAGTATTGGAAACTTGGAGCCACAACTTTTCTTGCAGCTAGCTTACTAGCAGCTTGTGGTGGAGACGGCGACACTGAAAACGGCGGAGATACAACAGATAACGGTGACGCTGGTGAAGAAACTACTGAAGAACAAATCGGTAGTGACGACGCAGAAGTAGAATTAGTATTTTGGGAGTTCGGTAACACAGGTTACGACGTATTAATTCAAGAATACGTGGAAGCAAACCCTCACGTATCGATTAATCTTCAAAACCAAGATATGAACGACCTTCACGATAACTTATTTACATCTATCTCAGCTGGTAGTGGTGCACCTGATATCGCAATGATTGAAGAAGCAGCTATCGAGCGTTTCAAAGCAGCTGAAGATCGCTTTAATAACTTATACGATCTTGGTGCAAGTGATGTAGAAGGAGATTTCCTTGAGTGGGTATGGAGAAGTGGACAAAGTGCTGACGGTTCTATTCAATTCGGTTTACCAACGGACATCGGACCAACAGTAATGTTCTATCGTACAGACGTATTTGAAGAAGCAGGATTCGATTCTTCACCAGAAGCAGTATCTGAATTACTTGCTACTTGGGAAGATTTTGCAAACGTAGCACAAGAAATTAATGACGCTACTGGCGCATTAATGACAGATTCTGGAGAGCTTGTATACAACGCTCGTCGTGACCAAGCATCTCAAACGTACTTCAATGCAGAAGGCGAATACATTCTTGAAGATAACGAGCAAATTAGAGAAGCTTACGACTATGTAGCAGACCTATTTGATGCAGGATTAGTTGGAGATATTCCACTTTGGACTCCTGAGTGGTTCGCAGGTATGGATGATGCATCTTACGCTGTATTCTTAGCACCAGCTTGGATGCAAGGGGTAATTAAAGATAACAGCCCTGAAGAAGGTGTATGGTCAATCACTACAATGCCAGAAGGTGCTGGTAACTGGGGTGGATCTTACTTAACACTTCCAAACGAAGGTGACCACGCAGAAGAAGCTTATGCATTTATCGAGTGGTTAACTGCACCAGAGCAACAGTTCAAAGCATTCCAAGGATACGGATTATTCCCATCCACACCAGCAGTATATGACATGCCTGAATTCCAAGAGTATGAAGATTCTTACTTCGGTGGCATTAACACTGCACAAGTATTCTCAGAAGCAGCAGAAGCTGTACTTCCAGTTTACAAAGGTAGAAACTACTACCCAGTAGATGACGAAATTAAAGAAGCGCTTGATAACATCGCTGGTGGATCTGATCCAGATTCAGAATGGCAATCAATGTTAGACAGAGTTCAAAGCGTTTTAGATAGACAATAA
- a CDS encoding carbohydrate ABC transporter permease, whose translation MAKNKEVGSGKFSLKKAFVYLFLVFGSLASLFPFYYMFVMATRLNREINTVPPPFTPGSDLVGNFQKVLGNIDFFGAMGNSLFVSASITFGVLFLCSLAGYTFSKLDFKGKNVLFGIILVTMMVPPQLGLIPQYYIITTLGWLNDFRAIIIPGLINAFGIFWMRQYIKEGVPYEIIEAAKIDGCSNFRIYWNIVVPMILPAFATLGIIVFMHVWNDFLWPIVVLRDPSVHTLQVALRALNDARQMDYGMIMSGTFWATVPLLIVFLMFNRLFIQSLSEGAVKS comes from the coding sequence ATGGCTAAAAATAAAGAAGTTGGATCAGGGAAGTTTTCTCTTAAAAAAGCGTTTGTTTATTTGTTCCTAGTATTTGGTTCATTAGCTTCCCTATTTCCGTTTTACTATATGTTCGTTATGGCAACGAGATTAAATAGAGAAATCAACACCGTACCACCACCGTTTACACCAGGTTCTGATTTAGTTGGAAACTTCCAAAAGGTGTTAGGGAATATCGACTTCTTCGGTGCAATGGGGAACTCGTTATTTGTATCTGCATCGATCACTTTTGGTGTACTATTCCTATGTTCATTAGCAGGCTACACGTTCTCGAAGCTTGATTTTAAAGGGAAAAATGTTTTATTCGGGATTATTCTTGTGACGATGATGGTACCGCCGCAATTAGGATTAATTCCACAGTACTACATCATTACAACTTTAGGTTGGTTGAACGATTTCCGTGCGATTATTATTCCTGGTTTAATTAACGCGTTCGGTATTTTCTGGATGAGACAGTACATTAAAGAAGGGGTACCGTACGAAATCATTGAAGCTGCGAAAATAGACGGATGCTCAAACTTCCGAATTTATTGGAACATCGTCGTACCGATGATTTTACCGGCATTCGCAACGTTAGGGATTATCGTGTTCATGCACGTATGGAATGACTTCTTATGGCCGATCGTTGTATTACGTGATCCATCAGTTCACACGTTACAAGTTGCACTACGTGCGCTAAACGATGCGCGACAAATGGACTACGGAATGATTATGTCAGGAACATTCTGGGCAACCGTTCCACTACTTATCGTATTCTTAATGTTTAACAGATTATTTATACAAAGCCTTTCAGAAGGTGCTGTAAAGAGTTAA
- a CDS encoding LacI family DNA-binding transcriptional regulator produces the protein MVTIHDIAKKTGFSISTVSKVLNNYSDISEKTRKAIFKAVNEMGYYPNSNARALSTKKSWTVGVVFDEDDIGMEHPFFNAVTESFKKSIGFHGYDLLFASNRIGNVPKTYLDHFRFRDVDGVIVINSVFKDEDVERLMLSDVPSVFIDLDSRHASGVYSDNQYGSELAVNYLLSLGHTRIAHIAGSQKLYAGVERKKGFIEAMNKSNINVNDDYIVDAGYFDYESGQEAMKKLLLCDPIPTAVYVSGDMMALGAICEINNAGLKVPDDISIIGFDDIQLARYTTPRLTTIRQDTQLIGKMAANLLLEQINDKKKCDMSVKIPVTLIERNSCRSL, from the coding sequence ATGGTGACTATACATGACATTGCAAAAAAAACTGGTTTTTCAATTTCCACTGTTTCTAAAGTATTAAATAACTATAGTGACATTAGTGAAAAAACAAGAAAAGCCATTTTTAAAGCTGTTAATGAAATGGGATATTACCCCAATTCAAATGCAAGAGCCTTATCAACTAAAAAATCATGGACTGTTGGTGTTGTATTTGATGAAGATGATATAGGTATGGAACATCCCTTTTTTAATGCGGTGACTGAGAGTTTTAAAAAAAGTATAGGTTTTCATGGCTATGACTTATTGTTTGCGTCAAACCGAATTGGGAATGTACCAAAAACATACTTAGATCACTTCCGTTTTCGAGATGTCGACGGAGTAATTGTTATTAATAGCGTTTTCAAAGATGAAGATGTGGAGAGGTTGATGTTATCCGACGTTCCTTCTGTATTCATAGATCTTGATAGTAGACATGCTAGTGGAGTATACAGTGATAACCAATATGGTAGTGAATTAGCTGTGAATTATTTACTATCACTAGGCCATACAAGGATCGCTCACATTGCAGGATCTCAAAAATTATATGCTGGTGTAGAACGAAAAAAAGGGTTTATCGAAGCAATGAATAAAAGTAATATTAATGTTAATGACGATTATATTGTAGACGCTGGATACTTTGATTATGAAAGTGGTCAAGAGGCAATGAAAAAGCTGTTACTATGTGATCCAATCCCAACTGCAGTTTATGTTTCGGGAGATATGATGGCTCTAGGAGCAATATGTGAAATTAATAATGCAGGTTTGAAGGTACCGGATGATATTTCTATTATTGGGTTTGATGATATACAACTAGCCCGATACACTACTCCACGGTTAACGACGATCAGGCAAGATACTCAACTAATCGGAAAGATGGCAGCTAATTTATTATTAGAGCAAATTAATGATAAAAAGAAATGTGATATGTCAGTGAAAATACCTGTTACATTGATCGAAAGAAATTCTTGTAGAAGTCTATAA
- a CDS encoding ABC transporter substrate-binding protein, with amino-acid sequence MKKYWKLGTTTVLAATLLAACGGNDDGGTTDDTSEEQIGSSDAEVELTFWEFGNTGYDVLIEEYVAENPHVTINLQNSDMNDLHDNLFTSLSAGSGAPDIAMVDSGDLERFKAAGDAFNNLYDLGAADVEANYLDWVWRNGENADGDVMFGLPTDIGPTVMFYRTDVFEEAGFDSSPEAVSELLATWEDFANVAQEINDATGAYMMDAGELLYNARRDQAPQQYFNENNELIIDEHNYIRDAFDYVSELYQAGLVNDIPLWTPEWYAGMDDASYAVMLGPAWFQGQIKDNSPEEGVWSMTTMPEGAGNWGGSFLTLPSEGENAEEAYAFIEWLTAPEQQLKAFEGYGLFPSAPAVYDMPEFMEFEDPYFGGVNTAQVLAEAAEAVLPVYKGRNFYSVDDEVVEALDNIYAGGNPDEEWQAMLDRVQSVLDRQ; translated from the coding sequence ATGAAAAAATATTGGAAGCTGGGAACTACTACAGTTTTAGCGGCAACTTTACTTGCAGCATGTGGTGGTAACGACGATGGCGGAACTACTGATGATACATCTGAAGAGCAAATTGGTAGTAGCGACGCTGAAGTAGAATTAACTTTCTGGGAGTTTGGTAACACAGGATACGATGTATTAATCGAAGAATATGTTGCTGAAAATCCTCATGTAACGATTAATTTACAGAATAGTGACATGAATGACTTACATGATAACTTATTTACATCGTTATCAGCAGGTAGTGGGGCGCCAGACATCGCTATGGTTGATAGTGGAGACCTTGAAAGATTTAAAGCAGCTGGAGATGCATTTAATAACCTTTACGATCTTGGTGCTGCAGATGTAGAAGCAAACTACTTAGATTGGGTTTGGAGAAATGGAGAAAATGCTGATGGAGACGTAATGTTTGGTTTACCAACGGACATCGGACCAACAGTAATGTTCTACCGTACAGACGTATTTGAAGAAGCAGGCTTTGATTCTTCACCGGAAGCAGTATCTGAATTACTTGCTACTTGGGAAGATTTTGCAAACGTAGCACAAGAAATTAATGACGCTACTGGCGCGTATATGATGGATGCTGGTGAGCTTTTATACAATGCTAGACGTGACCAAGCACCACAGCAATACTTCAACGAAAACAATGAACTTATTATCGACGAACACAATTATATTCGTGATGCTTTTGATTATGTTTCAGAATTATATCAAGCAGGGTTAGTTAATGATATTCCTCTTTGGACACCAGAATGGTATGCAGGTATGGATGATGCATCTTACGCTGTAATGTTAGGGCCTGCATGGTTCCAAGGGCAAATTAAAGATAACAGTCCAGAAGAAGGCGTTTGGTCTATGACAACTATGCCAGAAGGTGCTGGTAACTGGGGTGGATCTTTCTTAACACTTCCATCTGAAGGAGAAAATGCAGAGGAAGCATATGCGTTTATCGAGTGGCTAACTGCTCCTGAACAACAATTGAAGGCGTTTGAAGGCTATGGATTATTCCCATCCGCACCAGCTGTGTATGATATGCCTGAATTCATGGAATTTGAAGATCCTTACTTTGGTGGAGTGAACACTGCTCAAGTTTTAGCTGAAGCAGCTGAAGCAGTTCTTCCAGTATACAAAGGTAGAAACTTCTACTCCGTAGATGATGAAGTAGTAGAAGCACTTGATAACATTTATGCTGGTGGAAATCCAGATGAAGAGTGGCAAGCAATGCTTGACCGTGTGCAGAGTGTACTAGATAGACAATAA
- a CDS encoding carbohydrate ABC transporter permease, which yields MATTVKTRKLSEKKRTALSAYLFISPFFILFGIFGLFPMVFSFYLSFFRWDGLTPMTYVGLRNFEIIFGDSVFFSSILNTFIIGMMGTLPQIVAALLLAFALNSALIRFRNTFRTLVFLPYITSVVAVAIIFGVVFNNQPFGFANYILSMFDIDPIRWNQEYWPVKIAISTMVFWRWVGYNTIIFLAGMQSIPKDLYEAAKIDGATVAQQIRMITLPMLKPILMFVVFTATIGAFQLFTEPLIFLGRGLREEGITMVGYLWRDAFVYNSFGTASAAAIALFFIIIILTAINLLITNRVGKSKKVV from the coding sequence TTGGCAACAACTGTTAAGACTAGAAAGCTATCTGAGAAAAAACGAACTGCTTTATCAGCATACTTGTTTATTTCTCCATTTTTTATTTTGTTTGGAATTTTTGGGTTATTTCCAATGGTATTCAGCTTTTACTTATCGTTTTTCCGCTGGGATGGCTTAACGCCAATGACATATGTCGGGTTACGTAACTTTGAGATCATCTTTGGCGATTCCGTATTTTTCTCATCTATCTTAAACACATTTATCATTGGAATGATGGGAACACTTCCTCAAATTGTAGCAGCATTATTGCTAGCGTTTGCACTGAATTCTGCTTTGATTCGTTTCCGAAATACGTTTAGAACGTTAGTGTTTTTACCATACATTACATCCGTTGTAGCCGTTGCGATTATCTTTGGTGTTGTGTTTAATAACCAGCCATTTGGTTTCGCAAACTATATTTTAAGTATGTTTGATATTGATCCAATTCGTTGGAATCAAGAGTACTGGCCAGTTAAAATCGCTATTTCGACAATGGTATTTTGGAGATGGGTCGGGTATAATACGATCATTTTCTTAGCAGGGATGCAAAGTATTCCGAAAGACCTTTATGAAGCAGCGAAAATTGATGGGGCAACTGTCGCTCAACAAATTCGAATGATTACACTTCCGATGTTAAAGCCAATATTAATGTTTGTTGTATTTACAGCGACAATTGGTGCGTTCCAATTATTCACAGAGCCTTTAATCTTCCTTGGTAGAGGACTTCGTGAAGAAGGTATTACTATGGTTGGTTATTTATGGAGAGATGCGTTCGTTTATAACTCATTTGGTACAGCCTCTGCGGCAGCGATTGCATTATTCTTCATCATCATTATATTAACAGCGATTAACCTACTCATTACAAATAGAGTTGGTAAATCAAAGAAAGTTGTATAG
- a CDS encoding carbohydrate ABC transporter permease, whose protein sequence is MAKNKEVGSGKFSLKKAFVYLFLVFGSLASLFPFYYMFVMATRLNREINTVPPPFTPGTNLVENFQKVLGNIDFFGAMGNSMFVSASITFGVLFLCSLAGYTFSKLEFKGKGILFGAILVTMMVPPQLGLIPQYYIITSLGWLNDFRAIIIPGLINAFGIFWMRQYIKDGVPYEIIEAAKIDGCSNFRIYWNIVVPMILPAFATLGIIVFMHVWNDFLWPIVVLRDPSVHTLQVALRALNDARQMDYGMIMSGTFWATVPLLIVFLMFNRLFIQSLSEGAVKS, encoded by the coding sequence ATGGCTAAAAATAAAGAAGTTGGATCAGGGAAGTTTTCTCTTAAAAAAGCGTTTGTTTATTTGTTCTTAGTATTTGGTTCATTAGCTTCCCTATTTCCGTTTTACTATATGTTCGTTATGGCAACGCGATTAAATAGAGAGATCAACACTGTACCACCACCGTTTACACCTGGAACTAACTTAGTTGAAAACTTCCAAAAGGTGTTAGGGAACATCGATTTCTTCGGAGCGATGGGAAACTCCATGTTTGTTTCAGCATCGATCACATTTGGGGTACTATTCTTATGTTCGTTAGCAGGTTATACATTCTCGAAGCTTGAATTTAAGGGGAAAGGTATACTATTTGGTGCAATTTTAGTGACGATGATGGTGCCACCACAATTAGGGTTAATTCCACAGTATTATATCATTACGTCATTAGGATGGTTAAACGATTTTCGTGCGATTATTATTCCAGGTTTAATTAACGCGTTCGGTATTTTCTGGATGAGACAGTATATTAAAGATGGGGTACCGTACGAAATTATTGAAGCTGCGAAAATAGACGGATGCTCAAACTTTCGAATTTATTGGAACATCGTCGTACCGATGATTTTACCAGCATTCGCCACATTAGGGATTATCGTATTCATGCATGTTTGGAATGACTTTTTATGGCCGATCGTCGTATTACGTGACCCATCTGTTCACACGTTACAAGTTGCACTACGTGCGCTAAACGATGCGCGACAAATGGACTACGGAATGATTATGTCCGGAACATTCTGGGCAACCGTACCACTGCTTATTGTGTTCTTAATGTTTAATAGATTATTTATTCAGAGCTTGTCTGAAGGTGCTGTAAAGAGTTAA
- a CDS encoding YesL family protein yields MIFKIADLIYRFVALNLIWLLFFLMGLGILGFMPATVALFSVIRKWLMGEQDLRLFKMFFHYYKAEFVRSNILWGIFLIIFYVIYVNFSFVSFYYAEHIHIYLYVVIFSFAAIVLMTFVNIFSVMAHFEFKTLQYIKVAAGMVFLRPLNTLMQLIWLAAYYILALTSTTLFVAIGISVFAFVLMSINYRTFIKYTDPEGE; encoded by the coding sequence ATGATTTTTAAAATAGCCGATCTCATCTATAGATTTGTAGCTCTAAATCTAATATGGTTACTGTTTTTCCTTATGGGGCTGGGTATTTTAGGATTCATGCCAGCGACGGTTGCTTTGTTTTCAGTCATTCGTAAGTGGTTAATGGGAGAGCAGGATTTAAGGCTTTTTAAAATGTTCTTTCATTATTATAAGGCGGAGTTTGTTCGTTCGAACATATTATGGGGTATATTCTTAATTATTTTTTACGTTATTTACGTTAACTTTTCTTTCGTTTCTTTCTATTATGCAGAACATATTCATATATATTTATATGTAGTTATTTTTTCATTTGCAGCGATTGTATTAATGACGTTTGTTAATATTTTCTCGGTGATGGCTCATTTTGAATTTAAGACACTTCAATATATAAAAGTAGCAGCTGGAATGGTATTTTTAAGACCATTGAATACGCTAATGCAATTAATATGGTTGGCAGCTTATTATATTTTAGCATTAACATCGACAACGCTATTTGTTGCGATTGGTATAAGTGTGTTTGCTTTTGTTTTAATGAGTATCAATTATAGAACGTTTATAAAGTATACTGATCCAGAGGGAGAGTAA